A genome region from Thermococcus onnurineus NA1 includes the following:
- a CDS encoding phosphoadenosine phosphosulfate reductase domain-containing protein has product MFHVMARARKDAKALQYINERNYGGFLKVSGLGGGRTFGEVEDVLKELLRDPYIPILLFGEKEKDLMEDVLPVLRETGKPFYVRLLRTKRVRNMRVDELYGHLEEIKARFRLGIEWSGAYRLNPDNPFGIEINPDYDIYLALGEDFRKAMKGILDVELGENSLVLRKLMNQEVYFSGPNKVAEVSKKLGVPTEVLWRCPCPEDVSFESLIELNQDYIDAFAEASKAFLRQFEDYDIIVPWSGGKDSTATLILASEVFKDVTAIYVRMEYEMLLTDEYVEKLARKLKINLVRVDVPMPLDEFGMPIHRNRWCTRQKVEALYKAAGEFERPLLVVGDRDGESARRRLKPPVIERKNDILGKFLEVMPIKFWSGMMVQLFIIMRGFELHPLYYEGFYRLGCTVCPSLAEWEVKLLKKRGVKVLPSGYS; this is encoded by the coding sequence ATGTTCCACGTGATGGCCAGGGCAAGGAAAGACGCCAAAGCCCTTCAGTATATAAACGAGCGCAACTACGGGGGTTTTCTAAAGGTTTCGGGCCTCGGCGGCGGAAGGACTTTTGGGGAGGTTGAGGATGTCCTCAAAGAACTCCTGAGGGATCCCTACATTCCTATTCTGCTCTTCGGCGAGAAGGAGAAGGATTTGATGGAAGATGTTTTGCCGGTCCTTCGCGAGACTGGAAAGCCCTTCTACGTTCGGCTCTTGAGAACCAAGCGCGTCAGAAACATGCGCGTCGATGAGCTCTACGGCCACCTGGAGGAGATAAAGGCCAGATTCAGACTTGGAATCGAGTGGAGTGGCGCTTACAGGCTCAATCCGGATAATCCCTTCGGCATCGAGATAAACCCCGACTATGACATCTACCTGGCTCTCGGCGAGGACTTCAGAAAGGCGATGAAAGGTATTCTCGACGTTGAGCTGGGAGAAAACTCCCTCGTTCTTAGAAAGCTTATGAATCAAGAGGTTTACTTCTCCGGTCCGAACAAAGTTGCCGAGGTCAGCAAAAAGCTCGGCGTTCCGACTGAGGTTCTCTGGAGGTGCCCATGTCCTGAGGACGTTTCCTTTGAGAGTCTGATAGAGCTCAACCAAGATTACATCGATGCCTTTGCAGAGGCGAGCAAGGCCTTCCTGCGGCAGTTTGAGGATTATGACATCATTGTCCCATGGAGCGGTGGAAAAGACTCGACTGCCACACTGATACTGGCCAGCGAGGTCTTCAAGGACGTCACGGCTATCTACGTCAGAATGGAATACGAGATGCTGCTCACGGATGAATACGTTGAGAAGCTCGCCAGAAAACTTAAAATCAACTTAGTCCGCGTGGATGTCCCGATGCCGCTCGATGAGTTTGGCATGCCGATCCACAGGAACCGCTGGTGCACGAGGCAGAAGGTGGAGGCGCTCTACAAAGCGGCGGGTGAGTTTGAGAGGCCGCTTTTAGTGGTCGGCGACCGCGATGGGGAGAGTGCAAGGAGGAGGCTTAAACCTCCGGTCATCGAGAGGAAGAACGATATTCTTGGAAAGTTCCTTGAAGTCATGCCCATCAAGTTTTGGAGCGGAATGATGGTTCAGCTCTTCATTATCATGCGCGGTTTCGAACTGCACCCACTGTATTACGAAGGCTTCTACCGTCTGGGCTGCACAGTCTGTCCGAGCCTTGCAGAATGGGAGGTCAAACTGTTAAAGAAGAGGGGAGTGAAGGTTCTCCCCTCGGGCTATTCATAG
- a CDS encoding M20 family metallopeptidase — translation MEFELLKKLVSIRSPFGEEGEISRFIASFLEEHGFRVELLPVEGFGDDVIVYLPGKGHTVVLNGHMDTVNLSKGWTRNPWGELDGDRFYGLGSADMKAGLAAIMAAFIEIAELPRRERPNIIFTAVSDEEGYSRGTWRLIESGKLSDADIVLVAEPTNEKLMLGARGRFVIQVEAFGRKAHAARPEFGINAVEELGKLVGNLSRIRFKRHRKLGTGSYCTLHIEGTADGLSVPDYAKAIIDRHVVVGEDWEKVRGELLKLAERLDLKVELKIERFPRPTPEMLPYTVRENDRFVNLFKKVRGSLFGRGLEITYGRSVGDFNYFGTYLGKPTIVYGPIGGNWHSADEWVSVESLRRVKKVYVEYLKALA, via the coding sequence ATGGAGTTCGAACTCCTCAAGAAGCTCGTCTCCATTCGCTCTCCCTTTGGCGAAGAAGGAGAAATCTCCCGTTTTATTGCCTCGTTTCTTGAAGAGCACGGCTTTAGGGTGGAGCTCCTCCCGGTTGAAGGCTTTGGCGACGACGTGATTGTCTATCTCCCTGGTAAGGGCCACACCGTTGTTCTGAACGGCCACATGGACACCGTGAATCTCTCGAAGGGCTGGACAAGGAATCCCTGGGGCGAGCTCGATGGCGATAGATTTTACGGCCTCGGCAGTGCGGACATGAAAGCAGGTCTTGCCGCTATCATGGCTGCCTTCATTGAGATAGCTGAGCTTCCGAGAAGAGAGCGGCCGAACATCATATTCACCGCAGTCTCCGACGAGGAGGGCTATTCCCGGGGAACCTGGAGGCTCATAGAGAGTGGAAAACTTAGTGATGCCGACATCGTGCTCGTTGCCGAGCCCACTAACGAGAAGCTGATGCTCGGCGCGAGGGGACGATTCGTGATCCAAGTCGAGGCCTTTGGAAGAAAGGCCCACGCAGCCCGGCCGGAGTTTGGAATCAATGCCGTTGAGGAGCTTGGGAAACTCGTTGGAAACCTCTCAAGGATACGTTTTAAGAGGCACAGGAAGCTCGGCACGGGCTCATACTGCACGCTCCACATCGAAGGAACCGCCGACGGCCTGAGCGTTCCCGACTATGCGAAGGCGATAATAGACAGGCACGTTGTCGTTGGTGAGGACTGGGAAAAAGTCAGGGGCGAGCTCCTAAAACTTGCTGAGAGGCTCGATCTGAAGGTCGAACTCAAAATAGAGAGGTTCCCGAGGCCAACGCCCGAGATGCTGCCCTACACTGTAAGGGAAAACGACCGCTTTGTGAACCTTTTCAAAAAGGTCCGCGGCTCGCTCTTCGGAAGGGGGCTGGAGATAACTTACGGCAGGAGCGTCGGGGACTTCAACTACTTCGGAACATATCTGGGCAAGCCAACAATCGTTTACGGGCCCATCGGAGGGAACTGGCACTCCGCCGATGAGTGGGTGAGTGTAGAGTCACTGAGGAGGGTTAAGAAGGTCTACGTAGAGTACCTGAAGGCTCTGGCATAG
- a CDS encoding hydroxyacid dehydrogenase, with product MNVVKVLVAAPLHEKAIEVLKNAGFEVVCEEYPDEDKLIELAKDVEAIIVRSKPKVTRKVIEAAPKLKVIGRAGVGLDNIDLDAAKERGIKVVNSPGASSRSVAELVVALMFAVARKIAFADRKMRGGVWAKKQCMGIELEGKTIGVVGFGRIGYNVAKLAKALGMNVLLYDPYPDEERAKEVGGKFVSLEELLKESDVVTLHVPLIDATYHMINEERLKLMKPTAILINAARGAVIDTEALVKALGEGWIAGAGLDVFEEEPLPEGHPLTKFDNVVLTPHIGASTVEAQMRAGVQVAEQIVEILKK from the coding sequence ATGAATGTGGTCAAGGTTTTGGTTGCCGCACCGCTTCACGAGAAGGCAATAGAGGTTTTGAAGAACGCTGGGTTTGAGGTAGTTTGTGAGGAGTATCCAGATGAGGATAAACTGATAGAGCTTGCCAAGGATGTTGAGGCGATTATAGTCAGGAGCAAGCCTAAGGTGACCCGGAAGGTTATTGAGGCGGCTCCAAAGCTCAAGGTTATCGGAAGGGCTGGCGTCGGCCTCGACAACATCGACCTTGATGCCGCCAAGGAGAGGGGCATAAAGGTCGTTAACAGCCCTGGAGCATCAAGCAGGAGCGTCGCTGAGCTTGTCGTCGCCCTCATGTTTGCCGTTGCCAGAAAGATAGCCTTCGCCGACAGGAAGATGCGCGGGGGCGTTTGGGCCAAGAAGCAGTGTATGGGGATCGAGCTCGAAGGAAAGACCATAGGCGTAGTCGGTTTCGGCAGAATAGGCTACAACGTGGCCAAGCTAGCAAAGGCTCTTGGCATGAACGTCCTCCTCTACGACCCATATCCAGATGAGGAAAGGGCCAAAGAAGTTGGAGGAAAGTTCGTCAGCCTGGAGGAGCTTCTCAAGGAGAGCGATGTTGTTACGCTTCACGTCCCGCTTATCGATGCCACCTACCACATGATAAACGAGGAGCGGCTGAAGCTGATGAAGCCGACCGCCATCCTTATCAACGCGGCCAGGGGAGCCGTTATAGACACCGAAGCCCTTGTCAAGGCCCTCGGGGAGGGCTGGATTGCTGGAGCTGGCTTGGACGTCTTCGAGGAGGAGCCCCTGCCTGAGGGTCATCCGCTTACGAAGTTCGACAACGTTGTCCTCACCCCGCACATCGGCGCCTCGACCGTCGAGGCCCAGATGAGGGCCGGCGTCCAGGTCGCCGAGCAGATAGTTGAGATTCTAAAGAAGTGA